From a region of the Odoribacter splanchnicus DSM 20712 genome:
- a CDS encoding MATE family efflux transporter, whose product MATSREMTAGPALPLIFNFTMPLLLGNLLQQTYSLVDAAIVGKFLGINALAAVGASSSVIFLILGFCNGCSCGFGIPVAQKFGARDYVMMRRYVAVSLQLSLVMSVMIALITSIYCADILRIMRTPENIFEGAYAYLLVTFIGVPCTFLYNLLSSIIRALGDSKTPFWFLLFSTILNIILDLFCILVLKWGVLGAAIATVFSQGISALLCYVYMYRHFQILKGEAKEHKFQLHLARTLLNIGVPMGLQFSITAIGSIMLQSANNALGTACVAAFTSAMRIKMFFICPFESLGIAMATYCGQNYGAGKPKRIWQGIKASGVMMLIYALLTFVVLMVGARTLALLFVDTTELEILKNTELFLHVSAYFFPFLGLLCILRYTIQGAGYTNLAMLSGVSEMIARTLVSIYAVPVYGYIAVCFGDPTAWLAADLFLIPAFIYVYRKLKELRCPLTEG is encoded by the coding sequence ATGGCAACTTCCAGAGAGATGACAGCAGGGCCCGCGCTGCCACTTATTTTCAATTTTACGATGCCCTTGCTTTTGGGCAATTTGCTTCAACAGACTTATTCGTTGGTAGATGCTGCTATTGTCGGAAAATTCTTGGGAATAAATGCGTTGGCTGCTGTCGGAGCCAGTAGTTCCGTGATTTTCCTGATTTTGGGTTTCTGTAATGGGTGTAGTTGTGGTTTCGGTATTCCGGTGGCCCAGAAGTTCGGTGCCCGTGATTATGTCATGATGCGGCGTTATGTGGCTGTGAGTTTGCAGCTTTCGTTGGTGATGTCTGTTATGATTGCTTTGATTACCAGTATCTATTGTGCAGATATCTTGAGGATTATGCGTACACCGGAGAATATCTTCGAGGGTGCGTATGCCTACTTGCTGGTGACTTTTATCGGAGTACCCTGTACGTTTCTGTACAATCTTCTATCCAGCATTATCCGTGCATTGGGAGATAGTAAGACACCGTTTTGGTTTCTGCTCTTTTCGACTATACTCAATATTATCCTGGACCTTTTCTGTATTCTGGTATTGAAATGGGGAGTTTTGGGAGCGGCGATCGCTACTGTTTTTTCTCAGGGAATTTCTGCCTTATTGTGTTATGTATACATGTACAGGCATTTTCAGATACTGAAAGGGGAAGCCAAAGAGCATAAATTTCAGTTGCATCTGGCAAGGACTTTATTAAATATCGGCGTACCGATGGGATTACAGTTTTCGATCACTGCGATCGGTAGTATTATGCTTCAAAGTGCAAATAATGCCTTGGGAACGGCTTGTGTGGCTGCTTTTACCTCTGCTATGCGGATCAAAATGTTTTTTATCTGTCCTTTTGAAAGTTTGGGAATCGCTATGGCGACTTATTGCGGACAAAATTACGGAGCAGGTAAGCCGAAACGTATCTGGCAAGGGATCAAAGCCAGTGGGGTGATGATGCTGATTTACGCCTTACTGACCTTTGTCGTTTTAATGGTCGGGGCGAGGACATTGGCTTTACTTTTTGTAGATACTACCGAACTGGAAATATTGAAAAATACGGAGTTGTTTTTGCACGTATCTGCCTATTTCTTTCCTTTCCTGGGATTGCTTTGTATCCTGCGTTACACCATTCAGGGGGCAGGGTATACAAATCTGGCTATGCTTTCCGGAGTTTCCGAAATGATAGCCCGTACCCTGGTCAGCATATATGCCGTACCGGTATACGGTTATATTGCAGTTTGTTTCGGCGATCCGACAGCCTGGCTGGCAGCCGATCTCTTTCTGATTCCAGCCTTTATTTATGTCTACCGGAAATTGAAAGAGCTCAGATGTCCGTTGACGGAAGGCTGA
- a CDS encoding patatin-like phospholipase family protein, which translates to MDTTPRYRLGLVLSGGGARGFAHIGVVQAMYEAGLRPDIISGTSAGSIVGAMIAAGHTPEECLNFFLGKKILHFARPTMSKKGIMIMNGMEERLAEFLHVKTFEELKIPLVITASDINGAVPVHFEKGELLPCIIASCSIPVVFTPREIDHVDYVDGGVFMNLPVRPIRKRCEKIIAVEINSIDTSEKITNMIGMAIRSFHLGLDRNTDIDRNMCDVFISPQNMTKYSMFDLEHIREIYEEGYLTAKRILKNSILQTRHQVLA; encoded by the coding sequence ATGGATACAACACCTCGATATCGGTTAGGATTGGTGCTCAGCGGCGGTGGAGCCCGGGGCTTCGCCCACATCGGAGTCGTACAAGCCATGTATGAAGCAGGCCTCCGTCCCGATATCATCTCGGGCACCAGTGCCGGCTCGATTGTCGGAGCCATGATTGCCGCCGGTCATACCCCCGAAGAATGTTTGAATTTTTTCCTGGGGAAAAAAATTTTGCATTTTGCCCGTCCCACCATGTCGAAGAAAGGGATCATGATTATGAACGGTATGGAAGAACGGCTGGCAGAATTTCTGCATGTCAAGACTTTTGAAGAACTGAAAATTCCCCTGGTTATTACAGCCAGTGACATTAACGGAGCTGTACCCGTCCATTTTGAAAAGGGAGAACTTCTCCCCTGCATTATTGCTTCCTGCTCTATCCCGGTAGTCTTTACTCCCCGGGAAATCGATCATGTCGATTATGTCGACGGAGGAGTCTTTATGAATCTTCCCGTACGTCCCATACGCAAGCGTTGCGAGAAAATTATAGCCGTCGAAATCAATTCGATAGATACTTCGGAAAAAATCACCAACATGATCGGTATGGCTATCCGTTCTTTTCATCTGGGTCTGGACCGGAATACCGATATCGACCGGAATATGTGCGATGTATTCATATCCCCCCAAAATATGACCAAATACAGCATGTTCGATCTGGAACACATCAGAGAGATCTATGAAGAGGGATATCTCACAGCCAAACGTATTCTAAAAAATTCGATCTTACAGACCCGGCATCAGGTTTTGGCCTGA
- a CDS encoding DHH family phosphoesterase, whose amino-acid sequence MKNNADEIRRLKERLGQGTLKTVIIPHISADGDAAGSCSALSEVLQQVGIEWHILTCDFIPEYLRFLKNISSAISFQEKPEECKRLLADADLIFMLDHNTVAREGDLENWVVASPAGRVIIDHHPDPDPQQYVISDTQVSSTCELLYIVMSQIWGKEIVTPDIAGALYTGINTDTGGLSHNSSHPQTYRIIADLLEAGLDKAYIHERIYQMNNLSRLRLIGNVLLNKLEVNEQYPVAIMPITREELDRYNYKDGDLEGLVNIPLSVHNVCVSVQITERRERVKLSFRSKGNVPVNEWAKAFFNGGGHLNAAGGQMDLPLAEVVRKVKETIPWFFEQLKNSGI is encoded by the coding sequence ATGAAAAATAATGCGGATGAAATAAGGAGATTAAAAGAACGATTAGGGCAGGGGACTTTAAAAACGGTGATTATTCCTCATATTTCGGCAGATGGTGATGCGGCAGGCTCTTGTTCGGCTTTGTCTGAAGTGTTGCAGCAAGTGGGAATAGAATGGCATATCCTGACCTGTGATTTTATTCCGGAATATCTCCGTTTTTTGAAAAATATCTCTTCGGCTATTTCTTTTCAGGAAAAACCGGAAGAATGTAAACGCTTACTTGCCGATGCCGACCTTATTTTTATGCTCGATCACAATACGGTTGCCCGGGAAGGTGACCTTGAAAATTGGGTGGTGGCTTCTCCTGCCGGGCGTGTAATCATCGACCATCATCCGGATCCCGATCCGCAACAATACGTAATCTCCGATACTCAGGTTTCTTCGACTTGTGAACTACTCTATATCGTCATGTCACAGATTTGGGGAAAGGAGATCGTTACTCCGGATATCGCCGGCGCTTTGTACACCGGCATTAATACCGATACGGGAGGATTGAGTCATAATTCTTCTCATCCGCAGACCTATCGGATTATCGCAGACCTGTTGGAAGCGGGATTGGATAAAGCTTATATCCATGAACGGATTTATCAAATGAACAATTTATCCCGTCTGCGTCTGATTGGAAATGTTTTACTCAATAAACTGGAGGTGAATGAACAATATCCGGTGGCTATTATGCCGATTACCCGGGAAGAATTAGACCGCTATAATTACAAAGACGGAGACTTGGAAGGGTTGGTCAATATTCCGCTCTCTGTTCACAATGTCTGTGTATCGGTACAAATCACGGAACGCAGGGAAAGGGTAAAATTATCTTTTCGTTCTAAGGGAAATGTGCCGGTCAATGAATGGGCTAAGGCTTTTTTCAATGGGGGAGGTCATTTGAATGCTGCCGGAGGACAGATGGATTTGCCGCTGGCAGAAGTGGTGAGAAAGGTAAAAGAAACGATTCCCTGGTTTTTCGAACAACTAAAAAACAGCGGTATTTAA
- a CDS encoding TIGR03905 family TSCPD domain-containing protein — protein sequence MKKSIHFIPSSLVCSVAIDLTVEDGVIREVCFEGGCSGNLQGISMLVRGMKVEEVIERLEGIQCGSKRTSCPDQLVKALKEIERC from the coding sequence ATGAAAAAATCGATTCATTTTATACCATCGTCGCTCGTTTGTTCGGTAGCTATTGATTTGACCGTGGAGGATGGGGTGATCCGGGAAGTTTGTTTCGAAGGAGGATGCAGCGGAAATCTGCAAGGAATTTCGATGTTGGTAAGGGGAATGAAAGTAGAGGAGGTAATAGAAAGATTGGAAGGTATACAATGTGGAAGTAAACGTACTTCCTGTCCGGATCAATTGGTGAAAGCGCTGAAAGAAATAGAACGGTGTTAA
- a CDS encoding tetratricopeptide repeat protein: protein MKRIAFLILSVLLTVSVFAQDPGATEKNAGNAAVKAKNYPEAFKQYEAYLKIVNNKDNATVYNTAYCATKIKNYAAAEKYFDMSIKNNYKGASSYLGKAQAQKSQNKTAEMLTTLQDGMKAFPGNMKLETMYAAYYMKEGQTFQKAGDEAKAAENYTKVVNLTTKSFKTQGLASLASLYFNNGAKILQAATPIANSDKAKYDAEKAKAVNDFKKAKDYLVQAQSLDPANQDVKDLMKQVNEALK from the coding sequence ATGAAAAGAATTGCATTTTTAATTTTAAGTGTTTTATTGACGGTAAGTGTTTTTGCTCAGGATCCGGGGGCTACAGAAAAAAATGCCGGTAATGCAGCTGTTAAAGCTAAAAATTATCCAGAGGCTTTCAAGCAATATGAAGCTTATCTGAAAATTGTAAACAATAAAGATAATGCAACTGTCTATAATACGGCTTACTGTGCTACTAAAATAAAGAATTACGCAGCTGCTGAGAAATATTTTGATATGTCTATCAAAAATAACTACAAAGGTGCGTCTTCTTATCTGGGAAAAGCACAGGCACAAAAAAGCCAGAATAAAACTGCAGAAATGTTGACCACTTTGCAGGATGGAATGAAAGCATTTCCGGGAAATATGAAGTTGGAAACCATGTATGCTGCTTATTATATGAAGGAAGGACAGACATTCCAAAAAGCAGGTGATGAAGCGAAGGCTGCTGAAAATTATACTAAAGTGGTGAATTTGACAACCAAGAGTTTTAAAACCCAGGGACTGGCCAGCTTAGCTAGTTTATACTTTAACAATGGAGCAAAGATTTTGCAGGCAGCAACTCCGATAGCGAATAGCGATAAAGCAAAATATGATGCTGAGAAAGCTAAAGCGGTGAACGACTTCAAAAAAGCAAAGGATTATCTGGTACAAGCTCAATCTTTAGATCCGGCAAATCAGGATGTAAAAGATCTGATGAAACAGGTAAACGAAGCTCTGAAATAA
- the guaA gene encoding glutamine-hydrolyzing GMP synthase: MQEKILILDFGSQYTQLIARRVRELNVYCEIYPYNHYPALDSSVKGVILSGSPFSVRDDKAPQPDLTAIKGQLPLLGVCFGAQYLAHHFGGEVKASNKREYGRANLAFVDKTSKLFKGIGDNSQVWMSHGDTIEKLPAGCQVIASTKDVKNAAFKVENEITYGIQFHPEVYHSTEGTCLLRNFVVGICGCSQNWTPDSFVETTVAELKQKLGDDRVILGLSGGVDSTVAAMLLHRAVGKNLTCIFVDNGLLRKDEYKTVLENYKELGLNVVGAESGDLFLGRLAGVTEPEKKRKIIGSTFIDVFDQEASKIEDAKWLGQGTIYPDVIESLSVNGPSQTIKSHHNVGGLPDYMKLKLVEPLRLLFKDEVRRVGKSLGLPDKFLQRHPFPGPGLAIRILGEITPEKVRLLQEADHIFISMLQEEGLYNKVWQAGVMLLPVQSVGVMGDERTYESVVALRAVESTDGMTADWCHLPYEFLARVSNRIINNVRGINRVVYDISSKPPATIEWE, from the coding sequence ATGCAGGAAAAAATTTTGATATTGGACTTCGGATCGCAGTACACCCAGTTGATTGCGAGAAGAGTCCGGGAATTGAATGTATATTGTGAGATTTATCCTTACAATCATTATCCGGCTCTCGACTCCTCTGTAAAAGGAGTTATTCTTTCCGGAAGTCCTTTTTCCGTCAGGGATGATAAAGCTCCTCAGCCGGATCTGACGGCGATAAAAGGTCAGTTGCCTTTATTGGGAGTGTGTTTTGGCGCTCAGTATTTGGCTCATCATTTCGGAGGAGAGGTAAAGGCTTCTAACAAACGTGAATATGGCAGGGCGAATTTAGCTTTCGTCGATAAAACAAGTAAGCTGTTTAAAGGTATCGGCGATAATTCACAGGTATGGATGTCACATGGAGATACGATAGAAAAATTACCGGCAGGCTGTCAGGTGATTGCCAGTACCAAAGATGTGAAAAATGCCGCTTTTAAGGTAGAGAACGAGATTACTTACGGTATTCAGTTCCATCCTGAAGTATATCATAGTACCGAGGGAACTTGTCTGCTTCGCAACTTTGTGGTGGGTATCTGCGGATGTTCACAGAACTGGACCCCCGATTCTTTTGTAGAGACGACAGTGGCTGAATTAAAACAGAAATTGGGAGACGACCGGGTGATTCTGGGATTATCCGGTGGGGTAGATTCTACTGTAGCAGCTATGTTATTGCATCGGGCTGTTGGTAAAAATCTGACCTGTATCTTTGTTGATAATGGTTTGCTGAGAAAAGACGAATATAAAACGGTTCTGGAGAATTATAAAGAGTTAGGACTGAATGTGGTCGGAGCGGAATCCGGAGATTTGTTTTTAGGACGTCTGGCAGGTGTCACCGAACCTGAAAAGAAACGGAAAATTATCGGAAGTACTTTTATCGATGTTTTCGATCAGGAAGCTTCTAAAATAGAAGATGCCAAATGGCTGGGACAAGGTACGATCTATCCCGATGTGATTGAATCGCTTTCGGTAAACGGACCTTCACAGACTATTAAATCCCATCACAACGTAGGAGGTTTGCCCGATTATATGAAATTAAAACTGGTAGAACCTCTCCGTTTGTTATTTAAAGATGAAGTTCGCCGGGTAGGAAAAAGTCTTGGTTTGCCGGATAAATTCCTGCAACGTCATCCTTTCCCAGGTCCGGGCTTGGCTATCCGGATCTTAGGCGAGATCACTCCCGAAAAAGTAAGACTTTTGCAAGAAGCCGATCACATTTTTATTTCTATGCTTCAGGAAGAAGGATTGTATAATAAAGTCTGGCAGGCCGGAGTGATGCTGCTACCGGTACAGAGTGTCGGTGTGATGGGAGATGAGCGGACTTATGAAAGTGTGGTTGCGCTTCGGGCAGTTGAATCGACAGATGGCATGACCGCCGATTGGTGTCACTTGCCTTATGAATTTCTGGCCCGGGTTTCCAATCGGATTATAAATAATGTCCGGGGGATCAACCGTGTTGTTTATGACATCAGTTCAAAACCACCTGCAACAATCGAGTGGGAATAA
- a CDS encoding aminoacyl-histidine dipeptidase, which translates to MEIFKGLQPELVWSYFEEICKIPRPSKKEEKIAAWLMEFAKKHQLEARQDEAGNVLITKPATPGKEQTPGVVLQAHMDMVCEKNADTVHDFDKDPIKPYIDGEWVKAKGTTLGADDGIGIAAALAVLTDENIQHGPLECLFTVDEETGLTGAFALQPGFFQGKILLNLDSEDEGEIFIGCAGGIDTVIRLPYRKMVLPAHKFAVQVKVKGLQGGHSGDDINKGRGNAIKILNRFLWDLNERYGLLVASLEGGNLRNAIAREANAVIVFDEVLKENIRVDFNMYAAEMEEVWKITEPGLQLELESVDLPGEVLTQEFTNKLLNALYACPHGVFTMSYRMPGMVETSTNLAAVKFIENDTILITTSQRSDVDSEKMNIAHMVAAVFRLIGAEVEHGEGYPGWAPNPESAILKIAVESYKQLFGYEPVVRSIHAGLECGLFLEKYPGMDMISFGPTLRGVHSPDEKVDIETVGKWWKHLVDILERLTKEA; encoded by the coding sequence ATGGAAATTTTTAAAGGATTACAACCCGAATTGGTGTGGAGTTATTTCGAAGAGATCTGTAAAATTCCCCGCCCATCTAAAAAAGAAGAAAAAATAGCTGCCTGGTTGATGGAATTTGCTAAGAAACATCAGCTGGAAGCTCGTCAGGATGAAGCAGGTAATGTATTGATTACGAAGCCGGCTACTCCGGGAAAAGAACAAACCCCGGGTGTGGTTTTACAAGCACATATGGATATGGTTTGTGAGAAAAATGCAGATACCGTTCATGACTTCGATAAAGATCCGATAAAACCTTATATAGACGGTGAATGGGTAAAAGCCAAAGGTACGACACTGGGAGCGGACGATGGTATTGGAATAGCTGCTGCATTGGCTGTTTTGACAGATGAAAATATTCAGCACGGACCTTTGGAATGTCTGTTTACCGTTGACGAAGAAACCGGATTGACCGGGGCTTTTGCTTTACAGCCTGGATTTTTTCAGGGCAAGATATTATTGAATCTGGATTCGGAAGATGAAGGGGAAATTTTTATCGGATGTGCCGGTGGAATCGATACCGTTATTCGCTTGCCTTACCGAAAAATGGTTTTACCTGCCCATAAATTTGCTGTTCAGGTTAAAGTGAAAGGATTGCAGGGCGGACATTCCGGTGATGATATTAATAAAGGGAGAGGAAATGCGATCAAGATATTGAATCGCTTTCTGTGGGATTTGAATGAGCGGTATGGTCTGTTGGTTGCATCTTTGGAAGGAGGAAACCTGAGAAATGCCATAGCCCGGGAAGCTAATGCGGTGATCGTTTTCGATGAAGTCCTGAAAGAAAATATCCGGGTTGACTTCAATATGTATGCAGCTGAGATGGAGGAGGTTTGGAAAATAACAGAACCGGGACTACAGTTGGAACTGGAATCTGTCGATTTACCTGGAGAGGTATTGACTCAGGAATTTACCAATAAATTATTGAATGCCTTGTATGCTTGTCCTCATGGTGTATTCACGATGAGTTATCGGATGCCTGGAATGGTAGAAACTTCTACTAACCTCGCAGCAGTGAAATTTATCGAAAACGATACGATCTTGATTACTACTTCCCAGAGAAGTGATGTCGACTCGGAGAAGATGAATATTGCTCATATGGTGGCTGCAGTATTCCGTTTGATCGGTGCTGAAGTGGAGCATGGAGAAGGATATCCGGGGTGGGCACCTAATCCGGAATCCGCTATTTTGAAAATTGCAGTGGAATCTTATAAACAACTGTTCGGTTATGAACCTGTAGTCAGATCTATCCATGCAGGATTGGAATGTGGACTGTTTTTGGAGAAATATCCCGGAATGGATATGATTTCCTTCGGCCCGACCTTACGTGGTGTGCATTCCCCGGATGAGAAAGTAGATATCGAAACAGTCGGGAAATGGTGGAAACATTTGGTGGATATTTTGGAACGTTTAACAAAAGAGGCCTAA
- a CDS encoding MarR family winged helix-turn-helix transcriptional regulator, whose protein sequence is MDDVRELVSYLSKAERGYTKTLNREFLKAGFDLSREQYELLQVLWAEDHVNQQTISKRLQKDKYNVTKLLNTLTKRGFVQRKMCQEDKRNNFVVLTEKGIEAKKVLTNIEEQVHADLTFTIAPQEIKSCVWVLKKLTDMMG, encoded by the coding sequence ATGGATGATGTCAGAGAATTAGTCTCTTATCTCAGTAAAGCTGAGCGGGGATATACCAAAACTTTAAATCGTGAGTTTTTGAAAGCCGGATTCGATTTGAGCAGGGAACAATATGAATTATTACAGGTGCTCTGGGCGGAAGATCACGTGAATCAGCAAACTATTTCCAAGAGGCTTCAGAAAGATAAATACAATGTGACGAAACTATTGAATACCCTGACGAAACGTGGGTTTGTGCAGCGGAAAATGTGTCAGGAAGATAAGCGGAATAATTTTGTGGTCCTGACCGAAAAAGGCATAGAGGCCAAAAAGGTTTTGACCAATATCGAAGAGCAGGTACATGCTGACCTGACTTTTACCATTGCTCCGCAGGAAATTAAATCTTGTGTTTGGGTGTTGAAGAAATTAACGGATATGATGGGCTAA
- a CDS encoding DUF1904 family protein, translating to MPFFKFHFVEASRMAGVSRRMADRLQETIGCPREHIVFELIHSSVVEDVTIKSGNDWPYVEVDYFERPPEVQHEVAKVIYECLMAAGYQNSDVYFRYLTPENYYENGACLK from the coding sequence ATGCCTTTTTTTAAATTTCATTTTGTAGAAGCTTCCCGGATGGCAGGTGTGAGTCGTCGGATGGCAGACCGGCTACAAGAGACGATCGGATGCCCGCGTGAACATATCGTGTTCGAGCTGATTCATTCCAGCGTGGTCGAAGATGTAACCATTAAGAGCGGTAATGATTGGCCTTATGTAGAAGTAGATTATTTTGAACGGCCTCCGGAGGTACAACACGAAGTTGCGAAAGTCATTTATGAATGTCTGATGGCCGCCGGATATCAGAATTCGGATGTATATTTTCGTTACCTGACTCCTGAGAATTATTATGAAAATGGAGCCTGTCTGAAATAA
- a CDS encoding histidinol-phosphatase encodes MNLTNYHSHCSFCDGKAPMEDFVKSAIAAGFTSYGISSHAPLPFETCWTLSQERVPDYLQEIGRLKQRYAGEIEIYAGLEIDYLNEIQNPANSYFQALPLDYRIGSVHLVYTDEEEIIDTDTDPENFRYLLEKHFRGNLQEMVTRYFVAAMRMVEAGGFDFVGHADKISYNAGICQPDLFRQGWFTDMLKEYFTLIAERGIMMEINTKAFLRKGCFFPDIRHFAFIRALGIPVLVNSDAHRPDLINAGRAEALQALKEAGFHTVRQLQGGKWIDVPIA; translated from the coding sequence ATGAATCTGACCAATTATCATAGTCATTGTTCTTTTTGTGACGGAAAAGCTCCTATGGAAGATTTTGTGAAGTCGGCTATCGCTGCCGGCTTTACTTCTTACGGTATATCTTCACATGCTCCGCTTCCTTTCGAGACGTGCTGGACTTTATCGCAAGAGCGGGTGCCCGATTATTTACAGGAAATTGGGCGGTTGAAACAGAGATATGCAGGAGAAATCGAGATCTATGCCGGTTTGGAAATAGACTATCTGAATGAAATTCAGAATCCGGCTAATTCCTATTTTCAGGCTTTACCGTTGGATTACCGGATCGGATCAGTCCATTTGGTGTATACTGACGAAGAGGAAATTATCGATACAGATACCGATCCTGAAAATTTCCGGTATTTATTGGAAAAGCATTTTCGTGGGAATTTGCAGGAGATGGTCACCCGCTATTTTGTTGCAGCCATGCGTATGGTGGAAGCGGGAGGTTTTGATTTTGTCGGACATGCCGATAAGATTTCTTATAATGCCGGGATTTGTCAACCGGATCTATTCCGGCAGGGCTGGTTTACCGATATGTTGAAGGAATACTTTACGCTGATTGCTGAAAGAGGTATCATGATGGAAATCAATACTAAAGCTTTTTTACGTAAAGGGTGTTTTTTTCCGGATATCCGGCATTTTGCCTTTATTCGTGCTTTGGGGATACCGGTACTGGTTAATTCTGATGCCCACCGTCCGGATTTGATCAATGCCGGGCGGGCGGAGGCTTTACAGGCGCTGAAAGAAGCTGGATTCCATACCGTTAGACAATTGCAGGGAGGAAAGTGGATCGATGTGCCGATTGCTTGA
- a CDS encoding inositol monophosphatase family protein yields the protein MSIDLNQALEYAVAWAKEVGKIQLSYFRGNDLGIQTKSNVYDVVTRADKESEAFLLDKIQKHYPGHAVLGEESGAHAGTAEYRWVIDPLDGTNNYSQGLPVFTVSIGLQYREETILGVVYAPYLGELYTAIRDRGARYNGKVIRVAEKQDLAHSVLGTGFPYDKDVNPDNNAANLAAILPSIRGIRRMGSAAYDLCCVAAGWLDGYWELALQPWDMCAGALIVQEAGGIVRRFRENRGISILAGNAALVEKMGEKIQ from the coding sequence ATGAGTATTGATTTAAATCAGGCATTGGAATATGCGGTAGCCTGGGCGAAAGAAGTTGGAAAGATACAGCTTTCCTATTTCAGGGGAAATGATTTGGGTATACAAACCAAATCGAATGTGTACGATGTGGTAACAAGAGCCGATAAAGAAAGTGAAGCTTTTCTGTTGGATAAGATTCAGAAGCACTATCCCGGGCATGCAGTCCTTGGCGAAGAAAGCGGTGCTCATGCCGGTACTGCCGAGTATCGGTGGGTGATCGATCCTTTGGACGGTACGAATAATTATAGCCAGGGATTACCTGTATTTACAGTATCTATCGGGTTGCAATACCGGGAAGAAACCATTCTGGGGGTTGTTTATGCGCCGTATCTCGGCGAGTTGTATACGGCAATCAGGGACAGAGGAGCCCGGTACAATGGAAAAGTGATCCGTGTTGCTGAAAAACAGGATTTGGCTCATTCTGTTTTGGGAACAGGATTTCCTTACGATAAAGATGTAAATCCGGATAATAATGCTGCAAATCTGGCTGCAATCCTGCCTTCCATCCGGGGGATAAGACGAATGGGCTCGGCTGCTTATGATTTATGCTGCGTCGCTGCCGGTTGGTTGGACGGATATTGGGAATTGGCATTACAGCCCTGGGATATGTGTGCCGGAGCCTTGATTGTACAGGAAGCCGGAGGCATCGTCCGCAGATTCAGGGAAAACCGGGGTATTTCTATACTGGCAGGAAATGCGGCGCTCGTTGAGAAAATGGGTGAAAAAATACAATGA
- a CDS encoding putative signal transducing protein, which yields MDSWVIVQTFINPQEAYMAKAFLESAGIETRMQDELTVRTGIHAQAIGGVKLLVRHECWQEALKVLEEGFSLIPAGLEVP from the coding sequence ATGGACAGTTGGGTGATCGTACAAACCTTTATAAATCCGCAGGAAGCCTATATGGCTAAGGCTTTTTTAGAATCTGCCGGGATCGAAACCCGGATGCAGGATGAATTGACGGTCCGGACGGGGATCCATGCACAGGCAATCGGTGGAGTAAAGCTGCTCGTCCGGCATGAATGTTGGCAGGAAGCTCTGAAAGTCCTTGAAGAAGGTTTCTCCCTTATTCCGGCCGGCCTGGAAGTGCCGTAG
- a CDS encoding GAF domain-containing protein, with protein sequence MNDTGKSAKLAKYDRLYEQIKGYIHTTEDIWARLATMEAVLHHKMQTFFWTGVYALIDDELIVRSYQGPVACQKLRHHTGVCWAAVSSEKTVIVGNVEDFPGHIACNSMSKSEIVIPIRDPEGKVFACLDIDSDKLDAFDQEDEEGLKKILSLLYE encoded by the coding sequence ATGAACGATACAGGTAAAAGTGCTAAACTAGCCAAATATGACCGGCTGTATGAGCAAATTAAAGGTTATATTCATACCACTGAAGATATTTGGGCACGATTAGCGACCATGGAAGCTGTTTTGCACCATAAAATGCAGACATTTTTTTGGACCGGAGTATATGCGTTGATCGATGACGAACTGATCGTCCGTTCTTATCAGGGGCCTGTGGCCTGCCAGAAATTACGGCATCATACCGGAGTATGCTGGGCTGCTGTTTCTTCTGAAAAGACCGTTATAGTCGGGAATGTTGAAGACTTTCCCGGTCATATTGCTTGCAATTCCATGTCTAAAAGTGAAATTGTCATCCCTATTCGTGATCCCGAAGGAAAGGTTTTTGCTTGTCTGGACATAGATAGTGATAAGCTTGATGCCTTCGATCAGGAAGACGAAGAAGGATTGAAAAAAATTTTATCCTTGCTCTATGAATGA